In Curtobacterium sp. MCPF17_002, one genomic interval encodes:
- the ispD gene encoding 2-C-methyl-D-erythritol 4-phosphate cytidylyltransferase yields the protein MADTTTARFPSGVDRAVVVVAAGSGTRLGIGTAKAFVPVAGSLMLARALEPLFTLPAPTLVVVVAPASLVDECRALVASVAGAAVAYTAVVPGGADRHGSVEAGLAVLPDSVTAVLVHDAARCLTPAAQFSRVFDAVADGDGAGFVPALPVTDTIKRVEGDVVVETVDRAALVGVQTPQGFPLAALRRAYEVSEQAETDDAGVFQAAGGTVRSVPGDADAFKITTPWDLGRAESIVRSRGGTDGGVPAPGADGGVPAPGADGGLRFGLGVDVHAFDVASPCRVGLLDFPGEPGLSGHSDGDAVAHAVCDALLSAGALGDIGGRFGTSDPAYAGATGDVFLRGAVALLAEAGLAPSSVTVQVIGNRPRIGARRTEMQDALAAVVGAPVAVSGTTTDGLGFTGRGDGLAAIATAVVRPV from the coding sequence GTGGCAGACACGACGACCGCACGGTTCCCCTCCGGGGTGGACCGTGCGGTCGTCGTCGTTGCGGCCGGTTCCGGCACACGGCTCGGGATCGGCACCGCGAAGGCGTTCGTGCCGGTCGCGGGCTCGCTCATGCTCGCGCGTGCGCTCGAGCCCCTCTTCACGCTCCCGGCCCCGACGCTGGTCGTCGTGGTCGCCCCCGCGTCCCTGGTGGACGAGTGTCGTGCGCTGGTCGCGTCCGTCGCGGGTGCTGCGGTCGCGTACACGGCCGTCGTCCCCGGAGGCGCGGATCGCCACGGGTCGGTCGAGGCCGGCCTGGCCGTCCTGCCGGACTCCGTCACCGCGGTGCTGGTGCACGACGCGGCGCGGTGCCTCACGCCCGCTGCGCAGTTCTCCCGGGTGTTCGACGCGGTGGCCGACGGTGACGGTGCCGGGTTCGTGCCCGCGCTGCCCGTGACCGACACGATCAAGCGCGTCGAGGGGGACGTCGTCGTCGAGACGGTGGACCGTGCGGCCCTCGTCGGGGTGCAGACGCCGCAGGGGTTCCCGCTCGCTGCGCTGCGGCGTGCGTACGAGGTGTCCGAGCAGGCCGAGACCGACGACGCCGGGGTGTTCCAGGCCGCCGGTGGCACGGTGCGGTCCGTCCCGGGCGACGCCGATGCGTTCAAGATCACCACGCCGTGGGACCTGGGGCGGGCGGAGTCGATCGTGCGGTCGCGCGGCGGCACGGACGGGGGCGTGCCTGCGCCCGGCGCGGACGGCGGCGTGCCGGCGCCCGGCGCGGACGGGGGCCTGCGGTTCGGGCTCGGCGTGGACGTGCACGCGTTCGACGTCGCCTCGCCCTGCCGGGTGGGGCTGCTCGACTTCCCGGGCGAGCCCGGCCTGTCCGGGCACAGCGACGGGGACGCTGTCGCGCACGCGGTGTGCGACGCCCTGCTCTCCGCCGGCGCACTCGGCGACATCGGCGGCCGGTTCGGCACCTCCGATCCCGCGTACGCCGGCGCCACGGGTGACGTGTTCCTCCGGGGGGCCGTCGCACTGCTGGCCGAAGCGGGACTCGCGCCGTCGTCGGTGACCGTGCAGGTCATCGGGAACCGACCCCGCATCGGTGCACGGCGCACCGAGATGCAGGACGCTCTGGCCGCGGTCGTCGGCGCGCCGGTGGCGGTGTCCGGCACCACGACGGACGGCCTCGGGTTCACCGGCCGGGGCGACGGGCTCGCGGCGATCGCGACGGCGGTCGTCCGACCCGTCTGA
- a CDS encoding DUF4032 domain-containing protein → MSDSLSITAATVDPGLLDLPWDLPLADWPDDTIVALPKGISRHLVRFVHLSGYVAAVKETGEEVARSEYEMLRTLQRMDVPCVDPVAVITNRMSADGEPLHPVLVTRHLRFSLPYRALYSQTLRPDTATRLVDALALLLVRLHVIGFYWGDVSLSNTLFRRDAGAFAAYLVDAETGKLYPGGLSNGQRENDLEVARVNIAGELLDLEAGGRLDENADAVDVSNRIVAQYRILWKELTGTEQFDIKERWRINDRVERLNALGFDIEELSIHTTEGGSQVRIQPKVVDAGHHQRRLLRLTGLDAGENQARRLLNDLDAYRARNGRDLLDEEMVAHEWVSKVFEPVIRSIPRDLRGRLEPAEVFHELLEHRWFMSQQEERSVSLPEATTAYINDVLRHRRDERLLINPPTSSMTLPIPVVEDGVPASPDDVEDWRASV, encoded by the coding sequence GTGTCCGACTCGTTGTCCATCACCGCAGCCACCGTCGACCCCGGGCTCCTCGACCTGCCGTGGGACCTGCCGCTCGCCGACTGGCCGGACGACACCATCGTCGCGCTGCCCAAGGGCATCTCGCGCCACCTGGTCCGGTTCGTGCACCTCAGCGGGTACGTCGCCGCCGTGAAGGAGACCGGCGAAGAGGTCGCCCGCTCCGAGTACGAGATGCTCCGCACACTGCAGCGGATGGACGTGCCGTGCGTCGACCCGGTCGCCGTCATCACCAACCGGATGAGCGCCGACGGCGAGCCGCTGCACCCCGTCCTCGTGACGCGGCACCTCCGCTTCTCACTGCCGTACCGGGCCCTGTACTCGCAGACCCTGCGTCCGGACACCGCCACGCGACTCGTCGACGCCCTCGCGCTGCTGCTCGTCCGCCTGCACGTCATCGGCTTCTACTGGGGTGACGTCTCGCTGTCGAACACCCTGTTCCGTCGTGACGCCGGGGCCTTCGCCGCGTACCTCGTCGACGCCGAGACCGGCAAGCTCTACCCCGGTGGACTCTCGAACGGGCAGCGCGAGAACGACCTCGAGGTGGCACGGGTGAACATCGCCGGCGAGCTCCTCGACCTCGAAGCCGGCGGCCGCCTCGACGAGAACGCCGACGCGGTCGACGTCTCGAACCGGATCGTCGCGCAGTACCGGATCCTCTGGAAGGAGCTCACCGGCACCGAGCAGTTCGACATCAAGGAGCGCTGGCGCATCAATGACCGGGTCGAGCGGCTCAACGCGCTCGGGTTCGACATCGAGGAACTGTCGATCCACACCACCGAAGGCGGTTCGCAGGTGCGGATCCAGCCCAAGGTCGTGGACGCCGGCCACCACCAGCGTCGGCTGCTGCGCCTCACCGGTCTCGACGCCGGCGAGAACCAGGCACGACGACTGCTCAACGACCTCGACGCGTACCGGGCGCGGAACGGCCGAGACCTCCTCGACGAGGAGATGGTCGCGCACGAGTGGGTGTCGAAGGTGTTCGAGCCGGTCATCCGCTCGATCCCGCGCGACCTGCGGGGACGGCTCGAGCCGGCGGAGGTCTTCCACGAGCTCCTCGAACACCGCTGGTTCATGTCCCAGCAAGAGGAACGCTCGGTGTCGCTGCCCGAGGCCACGACCGCCTACATCAACGACGTGCTGCGCCACCGCCGTGACGAGCGGCTGCTCATCAACCCGCCGACGTCGTCGATGACGCTGCCGATCCCGGTCGTCGAGGACGGCGTCCCGGCTTCGCCCGACGACGTCGAGGACTGGCGCGCGAGCGTCTGA
- the phoU gene encoding phosphate signaling complex protein PhoU, which produces MREVFQQELQDVQERLTEIAGLVESAITRATQAFSDSDVALAEEVIADDAKIDAAANSLDEIAIDILARQAPVARDLRVVVTALRVSSSLERMGDMAEHIAQLARQRFPEKVVPKGLRGTFKQMGAHDVAMSQKLTRLLATEDIALSAEIRDEDDAVDELHASVFDFVLGETWKGNPIDTVDATLASRYHERFADHAVSIAKKVEYLATGDWTGASTSTAAV; this is translated from the coding sequence ATGCGCGAAGTCTTCCAGCAGGAACTCCAGGACGTCCAGGAGCGACTGACCGAGATCGCCGGGCTCGTCGAGTCCGCCATCACCCGTGCCACCCAGGCCTTCAGCGACTCCGACGTCGCCCTCGCCGAGGAGGTGATCGCCGACGACGCCAAGATCGACGCGGCCGCGAACAGCCTCGACGAGATCGCGATCGACATCCTGGCGCGCCAGGCTCCCGTCGCCCGCGACCTCCGGGTCGTCGTCACCGCCCTCCGCGTGAGCTCCTCGCTCGAGCGCATGGGCGACATGGCCGAGCACATCGCGCAGCTCGCCCGCCAGCGCTTCCCCGAGAAGGTCGTGCCGAAGGGCCTCCGCGGGACGTTCAAGCAGATGGGCGCGCACGACGTCGCGATGTCCCAGAAGCTCACGCGCCTGCTCGCCACCGAGGACATCGCCCTCTCCGCGGAGATCCGCGACGAGGACGACGCCGTCGACGAGCTGCACGCGAGCGTGTTCGACTTCGTGCTCGGCGAGACGTGGAAGGGCAACCCGATCGACACCGTCGACGCGACCCTCGCCTCCCGCTACCACGAGCGCTTCGCCGACCACGCGGTCTCGATCGCGAAGAAGGTCGAGTACCTCGCCACGGGTGACTGGACCGGCGCGTCCACCTCGACCGCGGCCGTCTGA
- a CDS encoding ATP-binding protein — MDNAWLVPLSMLLGGVFGAGVVVLIITAERTARAADVAERTLPDGVAAVIATMHNPAVVVDPSNTVVAASPQALTVGLVVRRKLVHQELADLVDRVRRSGEMGSEDLELPRGRRGELIGYLSFRAAQLGNRYVLVTADDLTESRRIDEVRRDFVANISHELRTPIGAIGLLSETLVAAADEPQHVRKFAAQLVTESERLAALTKDIIELSRLQSVDTLENSEETSIDRIVQAAVDTNEIVARARDIELVRAKKSKLRVMGDPGLLQIAVSNLIANAVKYSPDHTRVGVGVRSSKGFVEIAVTDQGVGIPEADLDRVFERFYRVDPARSRATGGTGLGLAIVKHVVNNHGGDVRVWSQPGKGSTFTIRLPEADTELTTALEEQLEEQQS, encoded by the coding sequence ATGGACAACGCGTGGCTCGTGCCACTGTCGATGCTCCTCGGCGGGGTCTTCGGCGCGGGCGTCGTGGTGCTGATCATCACCGCCGAGCGCACGGCCCGTGCCGCCGACGTGGCGGAACGCACCCTTCCGGACGGCGTTGCCGCGGTCATCGCCACGATGCACAACCCGGCCGTGGTGGTCGACCCGTCGAACACCGTCGTCGCCGCGTCGCCGCAGGCGCTCACGGTCGGCCTGGTGGTGCGGCGGAAGCTCGTGCACCAGGAGCTCGCCGACCTCGTGGACCGGGTGCGGCGGAGCGGGGAGATGGGGTCAGAGGACCTCGAACTGCCCCGTGGCCGTCGCGGCGAACTCATCGGCTACCTCAGCTTCCGCGCTGCGCAGCTCGGCAACCGCTACGTCCTCGTCACCGCGGACGACCTCACCGAGAGCCGGCGCATCGACGAGGTCCGGCGCGACTTCGTGGCGAACATCTCCCACGAGCTGCGGACCCCGATCGGAGCCATCGGGCTCCTCTCCGAGACCCTCGTCGCCGCCGCGGACGAGCCGCAGCACGTCCGGAAGTTCGCCGCGCAGCTCGTCACCGAGTCCGAGCGGCTGGCTGCCCTGACGAAGGACATCATCGAACTCTCCCGGCTGCAGTCCGTCGACACGCTGGAGAACAGCGAGGAGACCTCGATCGACCGCATCGTGCAGGCAGCCGTCGACACGAACGAGATCGTCGCCCGCGCTCGAGACATCGAACTGGTCCGCGCGAAGAAGTCGAAGCTCCGGGTGATGGGCGACCCGGGGCTCCTGCAGATCGCGGTGTCGAACCTCATCGCGAACGCCGTCAAGTACTCCCCGGACCACACCCGCGTCGGCGTCGGGGTCCGCTCGTCCAAGGGCTTCGTCGAGATCGCCGTGACCGACCAGGGCGTCGGCATCCCCGAGGCGGACCTCGACCGGGTGTTCGAACGCTTCTACCGCGTCGACCCCGCTCGGTCCCGGGCCACCGGCGGCACCGGCCTGGGACTCGCGATCGTGAAGCACGTGGTGAACAACCACGGCGGCGACGTCCGCGTCTGGTCGCAGCCCGGGAAGGGCTCGACCTTCACCATCCGTCTCCCCGAGGCGGACACCGAACTGACCACCGCACTCGAAGAGCAACTGGAAGAGCAGCAATCGTGA
- a CDS encoding AAA family ATPase produces MAQVAIIVNGMPGSGKSTIGAALAEVLGCPFLSKDRIKEPLADIVGPMIASRPLGGIAMDTVWAMAGAVENGVVLDAVWLPSRDRDLLEARLASAGSPRAVEVWCHVDRATADERLRDRYDPGTVPTRHEVHGDLAGVLAFWDEHGSAAGPIGLPGVPVVHVDTTKPYDVGALVQEIASHFV; encoded by the coding sequence ATGGCTCAGGTCGCGATCATCGTCAACGGGATGCCCGGTTCGGGCAAGAGCACGATCGGTGCCGCCCTCGCCGAGGTGCTCGGCTGCCCCTTCCTGTCGAAGGACCGGATCAAGGAACCCCTGGCAGACATCGTCGGGCCGATGATCGCGTCGCGGCCGCTCGGCGGGATCGCGATGGACACCGTGTGGGCGATGGCCGGCGCGGTCGAGAACGGGGTCGTCCTCGACGCCGTCTGGCTCCCGTCGCGGGACCGTGACCTCCTGGAGGCGCGGCTCGCCTCCGCAGGGTCGCCTCGCGCCGTCGAGGTGTGGTGCCACGTCGACCGAGCGACCGCCGATGAACGGCTGCGGGACCGCTACGACCCGGGCACGGTGCCGACGCGGCACGAGGTGCACGGCGACCTCGCCGGCGTCCTCGCCTTCTGGGACGAGCACGGCTCGGCGGCAGGGCCGATCGGGCTGCCCGGTGTCCCGGTCGTGCACGTCGACACGACGAAGCCGTACGACGTCGGGGCGCTCGTGCAGGAGATCGCCTCGCACTTCGTCTGA
- the ugpC gene encoding sn-glycerol-3-phosphate ABC transporter ATP-binding protein UgpC has protein sequence MASVTYDKATRLYPGGNRPAVDSLDLDVADGEFLVLVGPSGCGKSTSLRMLAGLEEVNSGAIRIGDRDVTDVPPKDRDIAMVFQNYALYPHMTVAENMGFALKIAGIGKDERATRVQEAAKLLDLEDYLGRKPKALSGGQRQRVAMGRAIVRQPQVFLMDEPLSNLDAKLRVQTRTQIASLQRRLGVTTVYVTHDQTEALTMGDRIAVLKDGILQQVGTPRDLYEKPNNVFVAGFIGSPAMNLLPADVVEGGIKFGTLNHAIDRDTLSNARSAQITVGIRPEDVQVSSSGDGLPVTVDVVEELGADGYLYGHADVNGARVDIVARVDGRSHPSIGDTIVVTPKSGHVHAFDTESGERLDDKAVVSA, from the coding sequence ATGGCGTCCGTCACCTATGACAAGGCAACCCGTCTCTACCCCGGAGGCAACCGTCCCGCGGTCGACTCCCTCGACCTGGACGTCGCCGATGGCGAGTTCCTCGTCCTCGTCGGCCCGTCGGGCTGTGGCAAGTCCACCTCGCTCCGCATGCTGGCCGGCCTCGAAGAGGTCAACTCCGGCGCGATCCGCATCGGCGACCGCGACGTCACCGACGTCCCGCCGAAGGACCGCGACATCGCGATGGTGTTCCAGAACTACGCGCTGTACCCGCACATGACGGTCGCCGAGAACATGGGCTTCGCGCTCAAGATCGCCGGCATCGGCAAGGACGAGCGCGCCACCCGCGTGCAGGAAGCCGCGAAGCTCCTCGACCTCGAGGACTACCTCGGCCGCAAGCCGAAGGCCCTCTCCGGTGGTCAGCGTCAGCGCGTCGCGATGGGCCGTGCGATCGTCCGCCAGCCGCAGGTGTTCCTCATGGACGAGCCGCTGTCGAACCTCGACGCCAAGCTCCGCGTGCAGACCCGCACCCAGATCGCCTCGCTGCAGCGTCGTCTCGGCGTCACCACGGTCTACGTCACGCACGACCAGACCGAGGCGCTGACCATGGGCGACCGCATCGCGGTGCTCAAGGACGGCATCCTGCAGCAGGTCGGCACGCCGCGCGACCTGTACGAGAAGCCGAACAACGTCTTCGTCGCCGGCTTCATCGGTTCGCCGGCCATGAACCTGCTCCCGGCCGACGTGGTCGAGGGCGGCATCAAGTTCGGCACGCTCAACCACGCGATCGACCGCGACACGCTCTCCAACGCGCGTTCGGCCCAGATCACCGTCGGAATCCGCCCCGAGGACGTCCAGGTGTCGTCCTCCGGCGACGGCCTGCCGGTCACGGTCGACGTCGTCGAGGAGCTCGGCGCCGACGGCTACCTCTACGGTCACGCTGACGTGAACGGCGCTCGCGTCGACATCGTCGCTCGTGTCGACGGCCGCTCGCACCCCTCGATCGGCGACACCATCGTCGTGACGCCGAAGTCGGGCCACGTGCACGCCTTCGACACCGAGTCGGGCGAGCGCCTCGACGACAAGGCCGTCGTCAGCGCGTAA
- a CDS encoding CarD family transcriptional regulator, whose translation MQFEVGETVVYPHHGAATISEVKTRVIKGEEKVYLKLRVTQGDLTIEVPADNVDLVGVRDVIGKEGLDKVFEVLRAPFTEEPTNWSRRYKANLEKLASGDVIKVSEVVRDLWRRDQDRGLSAGEKRMLAKARQILISELALAEKTDEDKASTVLDEVLAS comes from the coding sequence ATGCAATTCGAGGTCGGCGAGACCGTGGTCTACCCCCATCACGGGGCGGCAACCATCTCTGAAGTGAAGACGCGCGTCATCAAGGGCGAGGAAAAGGTCTACCTGAAGTTGCGGGTCACCCAGGGTGACCTGACGATCGAGGTGCCGGCGGACAACGTCGACCTGGTCGGAGTCCGCGACGTGATCGGCAAGGAAGGGCTCGACAAGGTGTTCGAGGTCCTGCGGGCCCCCTTCACCGAGGAGCCCACGAACTGGTCGCGTCGGTACAAGGCGAACCTCGAGAAGCTCGCTTCCGGTGACGTCATCAAGGTATCCGAGGTCGTCCGCGACCTCTGGCGGCGCGATCAGGACCGCGGCCTGTCCGCGGGGGAGAAGCGGATGCTCGCCAAGGCGCGGCAGATCCTCATCTCCGAACTCGCGCTGGCCGAGAAGACGGACGAGGACAAGGCATCGACCGTCCTCGACGAGGTCTTGGCCTCCTGA
- a CDS encoding phosphoglyceromutase, with protein MTSTLVLLRHGNSDWNQKNLFTGWVDVRLSELGEKEAKRAGELISESGIVPDVLYTSLLTRAIQTADIALLEADLAWLPVKRDWRLNERHYGDLQGKDKAQTLEQYGEQQFMEWRRSFDVPPPPIADDAEWSQFGDRRYADLGDGLPRTESLKLVIDRLLPYWESDITKDLGAGKTVLVTAHGNSLRALVKHLDGISDDDIAGLNIPTGIPLVYELDDEFRPTKPAYYLDPEAAAAGAAAVAAQGAKK; from the coding sequence ATGACCTCCACGCTCGTCCTGCTCCGTCACGGCAACAGTGACTGGAACCAGAAGAACCTGTTCACCGGTTGGGTCGACGTCCGACTCAGCGAACTGGGCGAGAAGGAGGCGAAGCGCGCCGGCGAGCTCATCAGCGAGTCGGGCATCGTCCCGGACGTCCTGTACACCTCGCTCCTCACCCGCGCGATCCAGACGGCGGACATCGCCCTGCTCGAGGCGGACCTGGCCTGGCTGCCCGTCAAGCGCGACTGGCGCCTCAACGAGCGGCACTACGGCGACCTGCAGGGCAAGGACAAGGCGCAGACGCTCGAACAGTACGGCGAGCAGCAGTTCATGGAGTGGCGTCGCTCGTTCGACGTGCCGCCGCCCCCCATCGCCGACGACGCCGAGTGGTCGCAGTTCGGCGACCGCCGCTACGCGGACCTCGGTGACGGCCTGCCGCGCACCGAGTCCCTCAAGCTCGTGATCGACCGTCTTCTGCCGTACTGGGAGTCGGACATCACGAAGGACCTCGGCGCGGGCAAGACCGTCCTCGTCACGGCGCACGGCAACTCGCTGCGCGCGCTCGTGAAGCACCTCGACGGCATCTCCGACGACGACATCGCCGGGCTCAACATCCCGACGGGCATCCCGCTGGTGTACGAACTCGACGACGAGTTCCGCCCGACGAAGCCCGCGTACTACCTCGACCCCGAGGCTGCCGCCGCCGGTGCCGCCGCGGTCGCTGCCCAGGGCGCGAAGAAGTAG
- a CDS encoding response regulator transcription factor, which translates to MTKILIVDDEPALSEPLEFLLQREGYETSVAADGVTALSKFDAENPDLVLLDLMLPGLSGTEVCRQIRTRSNIPIIMLTAKDSEVDIVVGLELGADDYVTKPYSTRELLARIRAVLRRRTEDDPADSGILQVGGIRMDVERHTVAVDGSETPMPLKEFELLELLLRNAGRVLTRGQLIDRVWGSDYFGDTKTLDVHIKRIRSKIERVPSAPEILVTVRGLGYRIEG; encoded by the coding sequence GTGACCAAGATCCTCATCGTCGACGACGAGCCGGCCCTGAGCGAGCCCCTGGAGTTCCTGCTGCAGCGCGAGGGGTACGAGACCTCCGTCGCTGCGGACGGCGTGACCGCGCTGTCGAAGTTCGACGCGGAGAACCCCGACCTGGTGCTCCTCGACCTCATGCTGCCGGGGCTCTCCGGCACCGAGGTGTGCCGACAGATCCGCACCCGGTCGAACATCCCGATCATCATGCTGACGGCGAAGGACTCCGAGGTGGACATCGTCGTCGGGCTCGAGCTCGGCGCCGACGACTACGTGACGAAGCCGTACTCCACGCGGGAACTCCTCGCCCGCATCCGTGCCGTGCTCCGCCGCCGCACCGAGGACGACCCGGCGGACAGCGGCATCCTGCAGGTCGGCGGGATCCGGATGGACGTCGAGCGCCACACCGTGGCCGTGGACGGCTCGGAGACACCGATGCCCCTCAAGGAGTTCGAGCTCCTCGAGCTGCTGCTCCGGAACGCCGGACGCGTGCTCACCCGTGGGCAGCTCATCGACCGGGTCTGGGGGTCGGACTACTTCGGCGACACGAAGACCCTCGACGTGCACATCAAGCGCATCCGCTCGAAGATCGAGCGCGTGCCGAGCGCCCCGGAGATCCTGGTGACCGTCCGGGGGCTCGGCTACCGCATCGAGGGCTGA
- the rlmB gene encoding 23S rRNA (guanosine(2251)-2'-O)-methyltransferase RlmB, which yields MKNVSGSKKGRPGAVRSGRKGNKQVGSGGQGAQALEGRKPTPKAEDRPYHPAGKRKAAKDRFEAARGRHGASSSQGQRTGRPPTRKTDDSELVTGRNSVLEALRTKTPSSTLYIASRIEVDDRVKEILALANHRGVPIIELMRPELDRITGHDSVHQGVALKVPAYQYAVAEDIVEQAFAKDEVPLVVALDGITDPRNLGAIIRSTAAFGGHGVIVPQRRSVGVTASAWKTSAGAAARTPVAMAPNLTQTLKSLKSMGLFVLGLDGDGDVELDGLELADRPIVIVVGSEGKGLSRLVTETCDAIVSIPISSATESLNAGIAASVTLWEVARRRRAS from the coding sequence ATGAAGAACGTCTCGGGGAGCAAGAAGGGTCGGCCCGGCGCCGTCCGCTCCGGCCGCAAGGGCAACAAGCAGGTCGGTTCCGGCGGCCAGGGCGCGCAGGCGCTCGAAGGGCGGAAGCCCACGCCCAAGGCCGAGGACCGCCCGTACCACCCGGCCGGCAAGCGCAAGGCCGCGAAGGACCGCTTCGAGGCGGCCCGCGGTCGTCACGGTGCGTCGAGCTCGCAGGGGCAGCGGACCGGCCGTCCGCCGACACGCAAGACCGACGACTCCGAGCTCGTGACCGGACGCAACTCGGTGCTCGAGGCGCTCCGCACGAAGACCCCGTCGTCGACGCTGTACATCGCGTCGCGCATCGAGGTGGACGACCGCGTCAAGGAGATCCTGGCGCTCGCCAACCACCGCGGCGTGCCGATCATCGAACTCATGCGTCCCGAGCTCGACCGCATCACCGGGCACGACAGCGTGCACCAGGGCGTCGCACTCAAGGTGCCGGCGTACCAGTACGCGGTGGCCGAGGACATCGTCGAGCAGGCGTTCGCGAAGGACGAGGTCCCGCTCGTGGTCGCGCTCGACGGCATCACGGACCCCCGGAACCTCGGCGCGATCATCCGCTCCACCGCGGCCTTCGGCGGCCACGGGGTCATCGTGCCCCAGCGCCGCTCGGTCGGCGTGACCGCGTCCGCGTGGAAGACCTCTGCCGGTGCGGCCGCGCGTACTCCCGTCGCGATGGCACCGAACCTCACGCAGACGCTGAAGTCCCTCAAGTCGATGGGCCTCTTCGTGCTGGGCCTCGACGGCGACGGCGACGTGGAGCTCGACGGGCTCGAGCTCGCCGACCGTCCGATCGTGATCGTCGTCGGCTCGGAGGGCAAGGGCCTGTCGCGCCTCGTCACCGAGACCTGCGACGCGATCGTGTCGATCCCGATCTCGAGCGCGACCGAGTCCCTCAACGCGGGCATCGCCGCGAGCGTCACCCTGTGGGAGGTCGCTCGGCGCCGTCGCGCGTCGTAG
- the cysS gene encoding cysteine--tRNA ligase has protein sequence MTVRLYDSRAAAVVDLVPLVDGHVSMYVCGPTVQSSPHIGHLRSALVYDIWRRWLTHRGLRVTLVRNVTDIDDKVLDLAAGTDEEWFARAYRVELEFTAGYNALGILPPTYEPRATASVPQMHDIIARLIDRGHAYAAADGSGDVYFDTGSWASYGALTRQRREDMVEAADADPRGKRDPRDFALWKGAKSGEPSTANWDSPWGPGRPGWHIECSAMSRRYLGPAFDIHGGGLDLRFPHHENELAQSTAAGDPFASYWLHNGLVTVEGQKMSKSLGNSVFAADMLGSARPIVVRYALGAAHYRSTIDHHDGSLAEAEAALDRIDGFLSRAATRLEGVHLADAPGVPEAFADAMDDDLSVPQALAVLHDTVRAGNAALDADDAETLGTAYHQVAAMVEVLGIDPRAAHWSGGGHDASAAPLAALVERLVQERADARAARDFAAADRVRDDLASAGITIEDTAAGTRWSIA, from the coding sequence GTGACCGTTCGCCTCTACGACTCCCGCGCCGCAGCCGTCGTCGACCTCGTCCCGCTGGTCGACGGACACGTGAGCATGTACGTCTGCGGTCCGACCGTGCAGTCGTCGCCGCACATCGGACACCTCCGTTCGGCGCTGGTCTACGACATCTGGCGCCGCTGGCTGACCCACCGCGGGCTGCGCGTGACCCTGGTGCGGAACGTCACGGACATCGACGACAAGGTGCTCGACCTCGCCGCGGGCACCGACGAGGAGTGGTTCGCCAGGGCGTACCGCGTCGAGCTCGAGTTCACCGCCGGGTACAACGCCCTCGGCATCCTGCCCCCGACGTACGAGCCGCGTGCGACCGCGAGCGTGCCGCAGATGCACGACATCATCGCCCGGCTCATCGACCGCGGGCACGCCTACGCCGCGGCGGACGGGTCCGGCGACGTCTACTTCGACACCGGCAGCTGGGCGTCCTACGGAGCGCTCACCCGGCAGCGTCGCGAGGACATGGTCGAGGCCGCCGACGCCGACCCCCGCGGCAAGCGCGACCCCCGCGACTTCGCGCTCTGGAAGGGTGCGAAGTCCGGCGAGCCGTCGACCGCGAACTGGGACTCGCCCTGGGGCCCCGGTCGTCCGGGCTGGCACATCGAGTGCTCCGCGATGTCCCGCCGGTACCTCGGGCCGGCGTTCGACATCCACGGCGGCGGACTCGACCTCCGGTTCCCGCACCACGAGAACGAGCTCGCGCAGTCGACCGCCGCTGGTGACCCCTTCGCGTCGTACTGGCTGCACAACGGGCTCGTCACGGTCGAGGGGCAGAAGATGTCGAAGTCACTCGGCAACTCCGTCTTCGCCGCGGACATGCTCGGGTCGGCGCGTCCGATCGTCGTGCGTTACGCGCTCGGCGCCGCGCACTACCGCTCCACGATCGACCACCACGACGGCTCCCTCGCCGAGGCCGAGGCAGCGCTGGACCGCATCGACGGCTTCCTGTCACGAGCCGCGACCCGGCTCGAAGGGGTCCACCTCGCCGATGCCCCCGGGGTGCCCGAGGCCTTCGCCGACGCCATGGACGACGACCTCTCGGTGCCCCAGGCCCTCGCCGTGCTGCACGACACCGTGCGTGCCGGGAACGCCGCGCTCGACGCAGACGATGCGGAAACGCTCGGGACCGCGTACCATCAGGTGGCCGCGATGGTCGAGGTGCTCGGCATCGACCCGCGAGCCGCCCACTGGTCTGGCGGTGGCCACGACGCATCGGCCGCACCACTCGCAGCCCTCGTCGAACGCCTCGTGCAGGAGCGCGCCGACGCCAGGGCAGCACGAGACTTCGCCGCGGCGGACCGTGTGCGGGACGATCTCGCATCCGCGGGCATCACCATCGAAGACACCGCAGCGGGTACACGCTGGAGCATCGCCTGA